The Spartinivicinus poritis genome contains a region encoding:
- the tsaB gene encoding tRNA (adenosine(37)-N6)-threonylcarbamoyltransferase complex dimerization subunit type 1 TsaB yields the protein MAKLLALDTATEACSVALALNGNITEHFEIIPREHSQKILPMIDELLATAGLTIKQLDGIAFGCGPGAFTGLRIAAGITQGLSYAADLPVIPVSNLAALAHYGMRQYQADSVLCAIDARMDEVYWAQYILQNNQLTLLGKEVVKAPEQVEILQPERNWIGIGTGWKYQEILNAKLTDYYINEYPHAYDIAAIATLLFEQGKTVSSEQALPVYLRDNVAKKKSEQK from the coding sequence ATGGCTAAACTGCTAGCACTAGATACTGCAACTGAGGCCTGCTCTGTTGCTTTAGCCTTAAATGGTAATATTACTGAACACTTTGAAATCATTCCAAGAGAGCACAGCCAAAAAATTCTCCCAATGATTGATGAGCTATTAGCTACTGCTGGCTTAACTATCAAGCAACTTGATGGGATTGCATTTGGTTGTGGTCCAGGTGCTTTTACAGGGCTGAGAATTGCCGCAGGGATTACCCAAGGGTTGTCTTATGCTGCTGATTTGCCTGTTATTCCTGTCTCAAACTTAGCAGCACTAGCGCATTATGGTATGCGACAATATCAAGCTGATTCAGTGTTATGTGCTATAGATGCCCGAATGGATGAGGTTTATTGGGCGCAATACATTTTACAAAATAACCAATTGACCTTGTTAGGAAAGGAGGTTGTTAAAGCGCCTGAACAAGTTGAAATCCTCCAGCCTGAGCGAAACTGGATTGGTATCGGGACTGGTTGGAAATACCAAGAAATACTCAATGCTAAGCTGACAGACTATTACATTAATGAGTATCCTCATGCCTATGATATAGCAGCAATTGCAACTTTATTATTTGAACAAGGTAAAACTGTGAGTAGTGAGCAGGCTTTGCCAGTTTACTTGCGAGATAATGTTGCTAAGAAAAAAAGCGAACAGAAGTAG
- the adk gene encoding adenylate kinase yields MRVILLGAPGAGKGTQAQNIVKHYNIPQISTGDMLRAAVKAESPLGLKVKAVMESGGLVSDDIIIDLVKERIAQSDCKNGFLFDGFPRTIPQAEALEQAGIKIDNVVEIAVDDEEIVKRLTGRRIHEASGRIYHLVYNPPKEPNKDDVTGEPLVQRDDDTEETVRHRLKVYHEQTAPLIDFYKSRADQPDAAKYSKIKGSGEVNEIREALFGLLD; encoded by the coding sequence ATGCGAGTTATTTTGCTGGGAGCACCAGGGGCAGGGAAAGGTACCCAGGCGCAAAATATTGTTAAACATTACAATATCCCACAAATTTCCACTGGAGATATGCTACGTGCAGCAGTCAAAGCTGAGAGTCCGTTAGGTCTCAAAGTTAAGGCTGTTATGGAGTCAGGTGGGTTAGTTTCTGATGACATTATTATAGATCTAGTGAAGGAGCGAATTGCTCAATCTGACTGTAAAAACGGATTTCTTTTTGATGGCTTTCCAAGAACTATTCCTCAAGCAGAAGCGTTGGAGCAAGCCGGAATTAAAATTGACAATGTAGTAGAAATTGCTGTTGATGATGAAGAGATTGTTAAGCGTTTAACTGGTCGACGCATTCATGAGGCAAGTGGCCGTATTTATCATCTGGTTTATAATCCACCCAAAGAACCAAATAAAGATGATGTAACAGGTGAGCCTTTGGTACAAAGAGATGACGATACAGAAGAAACCGTTCGCCATCGTTTAAAAGTATATCATGAGCAAACAGCCCCTTTGATTGACTTTTATAAATCCAGAGCAGACCAGCCTGATGCAGCTAAGTATAGCAAAATAAAAGGCAGTGGCGAAGTGAATGAAATTCGTGAAGCTTTATTTGGTCTATTAGACTAA